The Pyxidicoccus sp. MSG2 DNA segment CGCCAGGCGGTGAGGAGGGTGCCGTCGAGGATGGCGAGGGGAGAGGCGGTGTCCGGGTCGCTGAGGATGTAGAGGGCGCGGACGGTGGGGAGGTGGTGCTTCTCGGGGTTGCGCGGATGGGCGTTGACCCACTTCACGCCGGCCGAGCCGTCGAGGAACGCGGGCATGGCGCGGAAGTCGCCGTCGTACTGGGGGAGGGAGAGGTAGACCTTGGGAGGCATGAGGGCCTCGCCGAGGCCGTGGGCGCGGAAGGCGCGCTCGACGGCGGAGAGGGCGAGCTCGACGGTGTAGAGGCCGCGCAGGTCCTTCGCGGTGAGGATGAGGGTGGGCATGGCGCGGCTATATAGCGGGGGCGCACGGGCGGGGGAGCCACGTCAGAAGCGTGTTCGGTTCACCGCTGTTCGAGTGGCTGCATGTGCGCACCGCGAGGACAGGTGGCGGCTTCGCCGGAGCGGTGGCGCTCCAGTACGCTCGGAAGTGGAGGCGCCATCCACTCGTGAGCGAGCGATATGAAGCAGAGCTGCGCCACGCTCTCGCGGAGGGCGTGCTGTCCCGTGACGAGGTGGATGCCCTGCGCACCGAGGCCGCGCGCAGGGGACTGGGCCCGCTGGAGTTGCTGCGCGAGCAGGGACGTCTCTCCGAGGACTCGCTCATCGCGCTGCGCGGCGAAGCCCGGGCCGATGCAGGCAAGGCCTCTGGAACGGTGGGCGCGGACACGCTGGCACCTGCCGCCGTGCGTCCCATGGCTCCGCAGGAGGCGCTTCGCTCCGCCGACACGCCCGCTCCAGGCACCGCCGCCGTGAGCCCCGCGCCCCCACCCGCTGAGACCACCGGCCGTGAGCCCGAGGCCGCGCTGGCCCCCCGCGCCGACGAGCCCGCGTTCCCCGTCCCCGGCTGGGACCGCTACCAACCCGTGCGCTTCCTCGGGCAGGGCGGCATGGGGCGTGTGTTCCTCGCGTGGGACCCGCGCCTGCGCCGCCAGGTCGCGCTCAAGTTCGTCCGTGACGATGACCCCGAGCTCGCCCGCCGCTTCGTCTCCGAGGCCCGCGCCCAGGCCCGCGTGGACCACGCGCACGTGTGCCGCGTGTACGAGGTCGGCGAAGTCCAGGGCCGCGTCTACATCGCCATGCAGTACGTGGACGGGCAGCCGCTCAACGTGCTCGTGGACGCGCTCACCGTGGAGCAGAAGGCCATGCTCCTCCGCGACGCCGCCGAGGGCGTCCACGCCGCCCACCGTGCGGGGCTCATCCACCGCGACATCAAGCCCTCCAACGTCCTCGTCGAGCGCACCGCCGAAGGCCACCTGAAGCCCTACGTCATGGACTTCGGCCTCGCTCGCGACTGGAAGGAGGGCGTCACCGCCACCGGCACGGTGCTCGGCACGCCGCACTACATGTCCCCCGAGCAGGCCCGGGGCGAAGTCACACGGCTGGACCGCCGCGCGGATGTCTACAGCCTCGGCGCCACCCTCTACGCGCTGCTCACCGGCCAATCTCCTGTCCCCGGTGACAACGGATTGGAGGTGCTCAGCAACATCGCCACCGCCGAGCCCCGCCCGCCGCGCGCGCTCGACGCGGACATCCCCGGCGACCTGGAGGCCATCACCCTCAAGTGTCTGGAGAAGGACCGCTCCGCCCGCTACGGCTCCGCGCGCGAGCTGGCCGAGGACCTGGGCCGCTTCCTCGACGGCGCGCCCGTCCTCGCACGCACCGGCCCCGGCTACCGCGCGCGCAAGTGGCTGCGCAGGCACCGCCGCGCCGTGGCCACCGCATCCGTCGCGCTGCTCGCCGTGTCGCTCGCGCTGGGGCAGGCCGTGCTCGCCCGCCGTGAAGTCACGCAGCGCGAGACACTGGCCCGCCGCTTCACGGAGGGCGTGGAGCGAATCGAAGCGCAGGCCCGCTACTCCGGCACCGCCCCGCTGCACGACACGCGCACGGACCGCGAGGCCCTCCGCGCGCGGATGCGCGACATCGAGTCCGCCATGCGCGACGCGGGCCCCGTGGCGGAAGGGCCGGGGCACTACGCGCTGGGCCGCGGCTTCCTCGCGCTCGGAGACGAGGCCCGCGCTCGCGAGCACCTGGAGGCCGCATGGGCGCGGGGCTACCAGGAGCCGCGCGTGGCGTATGCGCTGGCACTGGTGCTGGGCCACCTCTACCAGGAGCAGCGCCTGGAGGCGGAGCGCCTGCGGGACGCCACCCGCCGTGAGGCCCGCCTGCGCGAGGTGGAGGCCCGCTACCGCGCCCCCACGCTGGACTTCCTCCGGCGCAGCGACGGCGCGGAGGTGCCCGCCCCCGAGTACGTCGAGGCCCTGCGCGCCTCGCATGAGGACCGCACTGACGACGCGCTCGCGAAACTGGCCGCGCTCGGCACACGGCTGCCCGGCTTCCACGAGGCGCCGCTGTTGCGCGGAGACATCCACCTCACGCGGGCCCTGCGGCGCTGGAACGCGGGAGACCGCGAGGGCGCGCGCGAGGACTTCGACGCCGGCCGCCGCGCCTATGCGGAAGCCGCGGACATCGGCCGCAGCGTGCCCGCGGTACACCGGGCGCTGACGCTGCTCGAGTACGAGTCGCTCGTCGTGGAGGTGTACGGGCAGGGCGACGTGCTGCCTCCGTACACGCGCGGCGTGGAGGCGGTGGGACGTGCGCTCACGGCGGCTCGCGACGATGCGATGAGCCACGTGCTGGAGTCCGCGCTCCACCGTCGTCTCGCCGAGCAGCACTCGCGGCAGGGCGGAGAGGTGGAGCCCCTGTTGGACAAGGCGCTGGCGGCGGCGCGAGAGGCCGTGGCGCTCGCGCCGTCGGAGCCGAAGGCGCTGACGGAATTGGCGCTGGACTCGTGGCAGCGCGCCAACTACCGCCAGGAGCAGGGGCAGGACGTGCGCGAATTGCTCCGCGACGCCGCCGCCACCTTCGAGCGCATTCCCACGGAAGCGCGCGACTTCGACTTCCACATCAACCTGGGCCTCGTCTTCAAGGTGTGGGCCGACTCCGAGGACGGCGCGGGCGGAGATGCGCTCCCGTATCGGAACCGCGGCGTGGACGCCTTCCGCACCGCCGTGGACCTGGACGCGCGCCGCGCCGAGGCGTGGACCAACCTGGGCCAGGCGTACGTGTCCCGCGCCTCGCACCCGCGCGCGCCGGACGCGGACGGTGACCTGTCCCGCGCGGCGGAGGCGATGGAGCGCGCGTGCGCCCTCAATCCGAGCCTCCTCTCCTCCTGGTTCTACGCGGGCGAGGCCTACGAAGCGCGAGCCCGACGACTGCGTGACTCGGGACGGGACGCGGGGCCGGAGTGGGCGCGAGCCCTGGCGGCCTACCGCCGGGGCGTCTCCATCAACGCGAAGCTGCCGCCGCTGCACAACGGCGTGGGCACCATCCTCTTCGAGCAGGCGAAGGACGCGTGGGACAGGGGCGACGACGCGGAGCCGCTGCTGCGCCAGGCGGTGGCCGCCTTCGAGCAGGCCATCGCCGTGGCACCTGGCCAGGGCTTCGCCCACAACAACATCGGTGAAGTCCAGGCGTGGCACGCGGAGGTCCTGCTCGCTGGCACCGACTCTCCGCTGCCCGCCGTGCGCGCCGCGGAAGTGGCGCTCCAGCGGGCGGTGACGCTGCTGCCGGACGTGCCCCAGCCGTGGATGTGGCTGGGCGCGGTGCATCGGGTGGAGGCAGCGGACGCGCTGCGACGCAATGCCGACACGGCACGCCCCCTGAAGCAGTCCACGGAGGCGCTGCGCCGGGCGCTCGCGCTCAACCCGGGGCTGGCGCAGGCGTGGCTGCTGCTGGGCGAGACGCAGGCCGTCGAGGCGCGGGCGCGCAGGGGACAGGGCCGCGACGAGGACTTCGAGGCCGCGGCCCAATCCTTCCAGAAGGCCGTGGACCTGGAGCCCGCGCGCCCGGAGTTCCGCACCGCCTTCGCCCGGTTCTGCCTCACCTGGAGCGAGTGGCGCTCGCGCTCCGGGCGGGACGCCGCGCCGATGCTGGAGCGGGGCCTGACGCTGGCGGAGGCGGCGGTGGCGGCGCGGCCCGCGTGGGCGGAGGCGCTGGCCGTGCGCGGCGCCCTGCTGGCCGAGCGGGTGGAACTGCCCGACCCTTCGGAGCCCCGGCTCCAGGAGCAGTGGCGCGTGGCCCGGGAGGAGCTCACGCGCATGCTGTCGGGCGGTGACTCGAGGAAGCGGGCCCTGATGCGAGAGCAGGCCCGCCTGACTCGCGCTACCCCGAGGTGACGACGCTGAGGTTGCCCTTGATGGTGTCGGTGATGCCTCCGCCCTGCTGCGTGTCCGTCATGTGCGCGCATCCGCTCGAGCAGTCGCTGCCGTTCTGCTGGCAGACGCCGAGCGTGTAGTCGCCGTCCGCTGGCGCGCCGATATCCGCCTTCCCCCCCGAGGCCGACACGCTCTTCGGCGTCACGGCGTTCTTGCCTTCGGAGTCGACGATGACGAGGCAGGCCGCGTACGACAGGTCGTTCGTCACGGTCATCGTGCCGGTGTTGCACAGCAGCCAATCGGAAGAACCCGGGGAGGGGTCGAACTTCTTCCTGCCCGAGTCATCCAGCTTCACGGTGATGGGCAGGCTCTCCTTGCAGAGCGTCCCGTTCCGCGCTCCAGCGCCCTGGGACTCCATGGTGACGGTCCCCGGCTCACCGGCCTCCGCGCCCTTCGAGCGCGTCGCGCAGGCGCTTCCCCAGACCACGGCCACCACTGCCACGAAGACGTATCGCTTGTGCATGTGCGGTTCCCTCCCGTTTCACGACGAGGCACCAGCGTACAGGGCCCGGCGTGAGCCCCGCGCGAAAGTCGTGCGACCTGTCCGGTGCACCCGCGTCCGGGACGTGTCCGTGCACTTCCCGCGCCGTCAACGCACCGGATGGTTCGTTGATTGCGGAGAGGGTGGGGGCTAGGGAAGGGGGACATGGCCTCTTCCCTGGAACGGACCTTCAACTGTCCCGTCGAGCTCGCGCTGGAGGTGCTCGGGGGCAAGTGGAAGGTCGTGATGCTCGCGCGGCTGAAGGAAGGGCCGCTGCGCTACGCGGAGCTGCGGAGGCTGACGCCGCGCATGAGCGAGAAGATGCTCACCCAGCGGCTGCGCGAGCTGGAGGAGCAGGGGCTCATCCAGCGCGTCACGCGGCCCGGCGCGGGGAAGCAGGTCTTCTACGCGCTGACACCCCGGGGCGAGTCCGCGCGCCCCACGCTCCAGGCGCTCTACGACTGGGGCCTGCGCCTCGCCGATGAAGTGGGCGCCCGTATCGAAGCACCCCGACCCGCACCCCGAAGGAAGACCGCATGATTGTCGAATACATCCGCTACACGATTCCCGAGTCCGAAGCAGAGGCGTTCATCGCCAGCTACACGCGGGCGCAGGACTCGCTCCTCGCGTCGTCCCACTGCCTGGGCTGGGAGCTGTCGCGCTGCACGGAGGACGCCACGCGCTTCATCCTCCGCATCCAGTGGGACTCGGCCGAGGGCCACATGCAGGGCTTCCGCAAGAGCCCGGAGTTCGCGCGCTTCTTCGCGGAGATTCGTCCCTACGTCGGCCGCATCGAGGAGATGCGCCACTACGCGCTCACGCCCGTCGCGGGAGTGAAGCGCTGACGGACGTGGAGGCCGCGCGCCCGGACGCGCACGCGTGAAGGACGCCGACGACGCCTGTCACGGACTGCGCCCCCGACGGCGCATCACCCGTTGCGCGGCGTGAGGCCCAGCTCCTTCAGGCGCCGGCCCAGCGCGCGGCGGGACACCTCCAGCCGGCGCACCATGGAGTCCAGGTCCCCGTCGCACTCCTGGAAGCAGCGGGTGATTTCCTCCGTGCTCAAGTCCCCGGCGGTGCGCAGGTTCGGGCTCTTGTCGATGAGGTCATACAGCGAGGGCCGCGCAATCCCGAGCGCCTCCGCCGTGGCCTTGAGGTCCCAGTCGTTCTCCCGCAGCGCGGCGAGCAACTCCTGCTCGGTGAGCTGTGACGCCTTCTTGCGTGCCGAGGTCTTCTCGGGAGCCGGCTCGGAGGAGGTCACCCCGGTGCTCGGGGACGCAGCCACCCTGTCCGCTGGTAGAGCATTGACGGACGTCGAGGAAGCGCCGGGCATCACATTGGCCGGCGCCTTCCGGGCCGCGGCCTCCAGTTCCTGCTCCAGCCGGGGCTCCACGAGCAGGCGGGGCTGACCCCGGCTTCCGATGACGAGCTGCCGCGCCAGGTTGCGAAGCTGGCGGATGTTGCCCGGCCACGCGAAGCGCACCAGTCGCACCGCGAGCGGCGCGGGCAACCACGGCTCCGCGTACGCGTCGTCATTGTCCAGTCGATGCGACTCGCCGATGGACTCCAGCTCCTCGCGGGCGAAGTGGAGGAACAGGCGGCCGATGTCCTCGCGACGCTCGCGCAGCGGGGGCACGTGGATGTCATAGCCGGCGAGCCGGTGCATCAGCGGCGCCTTGAAGCGGCCGTCTCGAATCTGCTCCTCCAGGTTCGCGTCCGTGGCGGCGAGCAGACGCACGTCCACGGTGACGGGGGTGCTGCCGCCGACGGGGTACAGCTCGCCCGTCTCCAGCACGCGCAGCAGCATCACCTGCACCTCGGGCGGGGCCTCGCCCACCTCGTCGAGGAACAGCGTGCCGCCGTGCGCGGCGCGGAAGAAGCCCTCGCGGCTCTGGGTGGCACCCGTGTACGCGCCCTTCTGCGTGCCGAACAGCTCGGCGGCGGCCAGCTCCTTGGGGATGGCGCCCAGGTTGACGCTGAGGAACGTCCCGTCCCGGCGCCGGCTGCGCTGGTGGATGGCCTGGGCCACGCGCTCCTTGCCCGTGCCCGTCTCGCCGCGAATCAGCACCGGCACGTCCAGGTCCGCCACGCGCTCGATGTGCCGGCGCAGGCGCCGCACACCGGTGCTCTCGCCCACCATGCCCAGCGTGTCGGCGGCGGGCGCTTCCTCGGAGAGGTCCGTCAGGTGCAGCAGCACCACCACGTGCCCGCCCAGCTCCAGCGGGACACCGTCGGCCAGCTCCTCGCGGGACAGCTCCCAGGAGCCCTGCATCGGCGTGCCGGCGATGCTCACCTGCGTGCCGCCGTCGCTGTTGGTCAGCCGCACGCTGCCGGGCAGCATGCCTGGGGACAGGTGCAGCGGCTTGCGGCTGATGAACGGGTCCAGCAGCGGCTCGCCCAGCGCGGAGCCGGGACGCGTGAAGTCCGGGCCGTTGCGAGACAGGTCCACCTCCCTGCCGGCGGTGACGGCGTCGAGCAGCAGTCGCTCGCCGACGCGCCGGGACAGGGGATGCGACACGACGG contains these protein-coding regions:
- a CDS encoding protein kinase domain-containing protein produces the protein MSERYEAELRHALAEGVLSRDEVDALRTEAARRGLGPLELLREQGRLSEDSLIALRGEARADAGKASGTVGADTLAPAAVRPMAPQEALRSADTPAPGTAAVSPAPPPAETTGREPEAALAPRADEPAFPVPGWDRYQPVRFLGQGGMGRVFLAWDPRLRRQVALKFVRDDDPELARRFVSEARAQARVDHAHVCRVYEVGEVQGRVYIAMQYVDGQPLNVLVDALTVEQKAMLLRDAAEGVHAAHRAGLIHRDIKPSNVLVERTAEGHLKPYVMDFGLARDWKEGVTATGTVLGTPHYMSPEQARGEVTRLDRRADVYSLGATLYALLTGQSPVPGDNGLEVLSNIATAEPRPPRALDADIPGDLEAITLKCLEKDRSARYGSARELAEDLGRFLDGAPVLARTGPGYRARKWLRRHRRAVATASVALLAVSLALGQAVLARREVTQRETLARRFTEGVERIEAQARYSGTAPLHDTRTDREALRARMRDIESAMRDAGPVAEGPGHYALGRGFLALGDEARAREHLEAAWARGYQEPRVAYALALVLGHLYQEQRLEAERLRDATRREARLREVEARYRAPTLDFLRRSDGAEVPAPEYVEALRASHEDRTDDALAKLAALGTRLPGFHEAPLLRGDIHLTRALRRWNAGDREGAREDFDAGRRAYAEAADIGRSVPAVHRALTLLEYESLVVEVYGQGDVLPPYTRGVEAVGRALTAARDDAMSHVLESALHRRLAEQHSRQGGEVEPLLDKALAAAREAVALAPSEPKALTELALDSWQRANYRQEQGQDVRELLRDAAATFERIPTEARDFDFHINLGLVFKVWADSEDGAGGDALPYRNRGVDAFRTAVDLDARRAEAWTNLGQAYVSRASHPRAPDADGDLSRAAEAMERACALNPSLLSSWFYAGEAYEARARRLRDSGRDAGPEWARALAAYRRGVSINAKLPPLHNGVGTILFEQAKDAWDRGDDAEPLLRQAVAAFEQAIAVAPGQGFAHNNIGEVQAWHAEVLLAGTDSPLPAVRAAEVALQRAVTLLPDVPQPWMWLGAVHRVEAADALRRNADTARPLKQSTEALRRALALNPGLAQAWLLLGETQAVEARARRGQGRDEDFEAAAQSFQKAVDLEPARPEFRTAFARFCLTWSEWRSRSGRDAAPMLERGLTLAEAAVAARPAWAEALAVRGALLAERVELPDPSEPRLQEQWRVAREELTRMLSGGDSRKRALMREQARLTRATPR
- a CDS encoding winged helix-turn-helix transcriptional regulator, whose protein sequence is MASSLERTFNCPVELALEVLGGKWKVVMLARLKEGPLRYAELRRLTPRMSEKMLTQRLRELEEQGLIQRVTRPGAGKQVFYALTPRGESARPTLQALYDWGLRLADEVGARIEAPRPAPRRKTA
- a CDS encoding putative quinol monooxygenase, which produces MIVEYIRYTIPESEAEAFIASYTRAQDSLLASSHCLGWELSRCTEDATRFILRIQWDSAEGHMQGFRKSPEFARFFAEIRPYVGRIEEMRHYALTPVAGVKR
- a CDS encoding sigma 54-interacting transcriptional regulator gives rise to the protein MSRSLADVSTAALPQRSGGPKEPRTVPALTVVSHPLSRRVGERLLLDAVTAGREVDLSRNGPDFTRPGSALGEPLLDPFISRKPLHLSPGMLPGSVRLTNSDGGTQVSIAGTPMQGSWELSREELADGVPLELGGHVVVLLHLTDLSEEAPAADTLGMVGESTGVRRLRRHIERVADLDVPVLIRGETGTGKERVAQAIHQRSRRRDGTFLSVNLGAIPKELAAAELFGTQKGAYTGATQSREGFFRAAHGGTLFLDEVGEAPPEVQVMLLRVLETGELYPVGGSTPVTVDVRLLAATDANLEEQIRDGRFKAPLMHRLAGYDIHVPPLRERREDIGRLFLHFAREELESIGESHRLDNDDAYAEPWLPAPLAVRLVRFAWPGNIRQLRNLARQLVIGSRGQPRLLVEPRLEQELEAAARKAPANVMPGASSTSVNALPADRVAASPSTGVTSSEPAPEKTSARKKASQLTEQELLAALRENDWDLKATAEALGIARPSLYDLIDKSPNLRTAGDLSTEEITRCFQECDGDLDSMVRRLEVSRRALGRRLKELGLTPRNG